The window CTTCTCACCATATTATTAAGATGAACACAGGGACAAGAAGAATATTTTATGGAATCGTCATACTCGtcatagtgttttttttaccccgagcaaaataaactagttATGTTCATCTCATCCTATTTGACCTAACCTATTTATCTCTAAATatcagtataataaataaataaagttttatttcaggcaacacgTACAGTTGTACACCCATATCAGAATAcatttacaaattacaatgccaaaagaatacttaataataaaataaaataaaagttgaacAATTAAAATAGTGTCACACTATTTTTTGTTCTCGTTTTGGTGCACGGAAAGCCAGTGCTTAAACATATTAccgtaaaacgctgcaactttgcctggattttgacgtttttttcttatatctgtgaaactaattttcattatgagtttcatgagtattagtcggaaaacataccctatgccttaccagataagacttaaatctcattacctaatcatactgtatttccgatttacaagcaatcaaagtggcaggcaaagttgtaggcctaagacgtaactttgcctagacggatatctccataaataatgtgttgctatttgcaataatatttactcttgtgcatgagacattatgcttgtccctgacagtcaaattattgccataagcttaatacttttttttcacatgcaataggtaaagttgtagcaggttccacaaactttctatacaaaaatatcgttaactgtagggttgtgccaaaaaaatattattattaaaaaaatctatttatattgttagttacaaaataatcaacaaacaaatgtaatataatgttgtttgatttctttttcttttagtatttaatcatttgaacttattttaatttttttattacaagtacattgcagatacactattttgctaattttcaatgcattattacagtgtaaagttctatttcattgtaaagttctaatcacccatcacctttgaactccaattgtaatcgacctgacacctgacaacccagatttcgataagaatgataactgcaagacaaatcaaatgagcctaaacacagtgggttaattatgtgtagtttagaagttgctatcttcggtctccatcatcagaccatctcgatggtaccataaacattgcattgtcacccaagttacataagtatgtcaaacatctcaattggtcgctaataagtggttgaaaattagattgcaaattttgaacaaaaagacaattacaagtaaacatacaacataattataatacaataaatatacaattgcaagtaactacaataaaaatagaataacagattgcaatcaggttttttttataattttcattttaatacccatacgtcttttttgttaacgttagtttattattgcattgtcagcagatctacataggtacccacactgaaagtcggtgaaaatcgacttgcaagatttgacttaaacaaacaaacattgcaagttaataaaaagcttgtaataaataaactcatttaaGCAGTTTAGGTAAGCTcatttttactcttttctgtacatttataaaattcagctagtgacagccctagacccaggcaaaattgtgtcattcaagtttccaaaacactgcccaatattgcctagtacgttATTATGCTGAAAGCGTGtacttttcttgaaaatattaaacttacgggaaatagacagtctttacttaccctgggacgttaccacttctcataaaacacctttttcgtagataaaaattcaaaagttgcgagacactaaaaaaatgctgccactcacgccgacttatgatacgtaactggcggagcaacaatggagttaccattgtaaaaaaatgaaatatgtgttgccagaataatgaaaattactaccaaatggtaaaaaacaagaaaaaactaagcgAGAGAGAGAGGTcgtaatttaaatgaaataggcaaaattgagcttaaatggcaaagttgcagcattttacggtaCGGGTAATGTTGCGATACACCGACATGAGGATGGTGTTTTCCGAGCGGCGCATCCGCCCCCCCAGAAGGAAGCAATGCGCGCGCGTACCACTGCGAGTATAAGTTAAGGCGGGATACCAGCAGTGTGCAGCACAAGTATATTCAGTGCTGCACACAGtgctggtggaatcccgcctttaaggggcccactgattaacagtccgacGGACGGACGGTAGCGgactgtcagttgttcggaactgtcaacttttaatgtatggaaggtagaggcaaggaatagaatctccaagcagaactgttgcaaaagtgtccagctgtcagctataaataaatagttccaaatctcttcgagtagcgctagagtagctaagaacctaggcgttattgaggGAGTGAAGTCGCTGTCTaggattagatttttttcaagtattctaggtattgtagctacctatttaaggttttttgatgacactttttggtacatggagattccattccttcaCCTCCCATACCACTCTCCACCTTCCAtaggcggactgttaatcagggGGCCTCTTCagcattatatttttcataagaATCAtaagttaatattatatttcatcTCTTAACAGTGAAAATGTGTTCGATTGGAAAGTCAAAGGCCACGTTGTCTTCAAAAACGGCTTCGTCACGTCGATCCAGAAACTTGACCTCATTGAGCACACCCTCCAACAGGTGTGGCGGTTTGACAACACAGACAATACGACCAGCGTGTTTGTCCAGGTAAACTCCAGTCCAAAATGTTTATTGGACGTCCAGGTCCCAGTTTCACCACGGTGACAATAATTACCTGACAGTCCTGACAATGATAATTTTCTGTAGGTTTCTGGGTCGGTAATTATAATGCATACCGTACATACCGTCAATGTTTAAATGTTGAACCAGCTAAACAAACCTTACAATTCACCATGTCAATCTCAAGTGATTAGCTATTTTGTCAGTGTAGTCAATAAGGGGCCAGGACTCCattttagaaaatttaaagaattttacATCTCATATAAAAACTCGCATATTTATTTCTGCAATAGTTATTTAGAAATAGACGacatttacaaaaattaaagcTAAAATCCATACAAACTAACACAAAAAAATTGGCAAcattcgaatttaaactgtcgtgagagtTGAGacactaacattaaactaattttacggtttaaactcacgtgttttagtcactcgcgcgacatgtttcggagagcctaggtctcctttctcaagcactaacagtgcgagcagcgttcacgacggccgtgctgttgcgcgccgcgtcgcacgctGTCGCGAGAGTGACTAAAACACATGAGttaaaaccgtaaaattagtttaatatttgcAACATTGTTGCGATTGAGACTTGCTTAACCAATAATGAGCGCCCTTTTGCCGGTTTAGACCTGTCATCTTAGGCTTTATCATCGGGAAACACTAAGAGATCAAGAGTTTCTCAGTCGAtaagtacttaaaaaattagttttttcagGCAACGCTGAGGATGTCGGATTTGAGGTTGGGGTACGACGTCGAAGTGACGTTGGAGGATGACAGCGTGCACCATTTCACAGGGATCTTTAGACACAACACCGTCGAGTTTCCCTTTGCGGTAGTATATTTAATCTTACACTCCAAAACTAAATAAGCAATACCCTAATATTTTATACGATAGCCTTATTATACTGATGTGAGGAAACAACAAAtcacattctcctagactgcaaacaggtagaagtgtACAGGAATacatacctagggactccgtgcataTTAAGAGAGGCAGTCAGCAATCTGAAAACTTTCCTAGGATTCGTGGAGGAAGGAGGAACTGGGGTGATTAGAGTAGGTACCACTActtcgtttcacgcaaaataggcataaCGGtggtcgatttgcggaaaatacCCAGAAGTACTAACTAACTATAGTATTGTTTTTCAGGTAATATACAATATGTTTACTGAAGAATTTTCCGCGACGGTGACAATGAATACTCTGCCAAGAAACACCAACAAGATGATTTTCGCTCCTGCTACGGCTCTTACGCAAGTGTTGTCACACTCGGTATGAAGTTtaactttagattttttttttcatttcaaatcaAAATGACAAACATAGATAATTTGCACTGTCTTCCTTCCCCTGTCGAATAATGATGTTTTTTAATATATCATGAATAGTTCATTTAAAACGTTTTAAATTTATCCCCTTGTAATaagataaaagataaatttCCTCTGTCTTTCACCAGCCAGCAAAGTTATTTTGCGTCTCTTTGCAAGGCCCGCGAAGCATAGAATGTATTATTTTTCAGttcaatttttttacagtatgaCGTGACAAGCGCCGCCGATGGCATGGCATCCTGGGCTACACAAATTTTTCAACCCATCCTCTTCAACGTGGCTATGAACAAGGTCGAATTCCCTGAAATCTGTTACAACTGTCCCATTTAAAAATTCAGTTCTCGTAACATACATGAAGTTTTGATGGGAGATTGGTGCTTTTAGTGTTATTCCAGCAAATGAGCAGAAAAAGTAAGGTTTCTTGATCTGGGGCCGTAGCCAAGATATTAATAGTTTATTGAGAAACGAAAATTAACCATATTTCTCTTGATACTGGAATCTTGTATTCTTAAAAAGAGACGCCGACCTGCATATTGTTAAGCTATGAAGttagtgaataaattatttttatttatttatttttatagggcGTAATCTGTATTGTAAGGCAAATATGACCTCCctataacatcatttttttgtatttttttttacgtagaATTTTTAGTACTATGAAATAGAAAGGGTAGGTATGTAGTTTTTGTTCAATCAAGTTCGTGAAAGGGTTTAAAATACGACAGTTCCTGATTTTGTGTCCCATTTTCCAGTTAAAGAGgataaagttacaaaaatagttactttcaaacaaaatattctgCATTAAGTTTTCCATAATAACTACCTAAAAGTATGTTACCAGCACTTATAGTTTTCGAAATATGTGTGGCCCGAATTTTAACTAGTTATATTTATTCTACCATACGATGCTGTATAGGCAATTGGGCAGTATGGGTAACGTAGGAGACATCGGGTCAGCAAAAATAGTTTTCGAGGGAATTACTGTAATTCAACATTTAGTGCTCTTTTATATTCGTAGCCTGTCCACAGCTTGGCTTCTGATATAAAAGGAAATATGTTTACAATGTTAATGAtactattaaatataaacacaagaaagaaatataaaattgtcTGAAATCCCGATTTAAACGAAGTACCCATAAAAACGCAATAAAACGGGAGGGGTTgttaatgtacctacctataaagctgtaaaattttataattttatgtttgtcttgttttattaataaatttataatataatattttgagttttatttcaataaagttACACTCCTTTATTTTAACATACCTACCTTCTACTTCATTTTGTTTTAGTAATAGACATAGAGCAGATATCGAAGATTAAAAATCGTATATTGATTTGAAATTGATTTGATATAACCCACTGAGGGctcccacactagcgtcttttgtgcgtcggcgtctagtcggcgctatggaaaatgacgtCGCTGCGTAGTAGTggcaacgttgcgtcgagcagtaTAGTTGgatagacgccgacgctcgggagacacTAGTGGGGTGGCTCTGAGAGTAGAATACCTACCTATCTGTCAAATCAAGATCAGAATATTTTTCGAATGTTGCCCTAAATCCATTATGGCATACTTTTTGAAATTCTGCCATCATCTAGCGCCATAGGTACATAATGTTAGTCAGAATTAATCACCAATTCGGTGTACTAAACTATAGTGATGCAAA of the Cydia pomonella isolate Wapato2018A chromosome 19, ilCydPomo1, whole genome shotgun sequence genome contains:
- the LOC133528182 gene encoding uncharacterized protein LOC133528182, with translation MEKVLMCYILLLSGGLVYSQLLSTVNNVRLVNHIPYILEFMETAMKDVEAYGWWNLKIPDHAVELDENVFDWKVKGHVVFKNGFVTSIQKLDLIEHTLQQVWRFDNTDNTTSVFVQATLRMSDLRLGYDVEVTLEDDSVHHFTGIFRHNTVEFPFAVIYNMFTEEFSATVTMNTLPRNTNKMIFAPATALTQVLSHSYDVTSAADGMASWATQIFQPILFNVAMNKVEFPEICYNCPI